DNA from Aliarcobacter skirrowii CCUG 10374:
CTTGTAGAAAAGTGTGTTGAAGAGGCTAAATTTTATGGAATACAACAGGTTTTATCTTTAACATATGAGAAAGATTTCTTTTTAGGTTGTGGATTTAAAGAGATAAGTAAAGAGGATATTCCTGAACAAAAAGTTTGGGCTGATTGCATAAAATGTAAATTATTTCCTATATGTAATGAAATAGCAATGGTAAAAGATACATAAAAATTATTCAATATATTGCTTAAAACTAACTTACTATATCTATTAAACTTGAGTTTTCTTCCTTTTTAAAAGGAAGTAAATTTCAATAATTTCTTTCAAAAGCCCCATAAGTATTGACTCTTAATCAAAAATAAGTTATAATCCGCGTCCACTTAATGTGGTTAGAACCATTTTTTGGTATCTAACGAGTTCTTTAAAGGAAAAAAATATATGGAAAAAATCAGATTAAAGCTTAAAGCTTACGATCATAGAGTTTTAGACAGAAGTGTTGCTTCAATAGTTGAAGCTGTTAAAAGAACTGGTGCTGATTTAAGAGGTCCAATCCCTCTTCCTACAAAAATCAGAAGATATACAGTTATCAAAGGTCCTCACGTAAACAAAGACTCAAGAGAGCAATTTGAGATTAGAGTTCACACAAGAATTATAGACATTATCTCTGCAACTGCAGATACTGTTGATTCTTTAATGAAACTAGATTTAGCTCCTGAAGTGGATGTTGAAGTAAGATCAATGGGTCAAGAATAAGAAGAAAGGGTAATACAAGATGGAATTTATAGTTCAAAAAATCGGTATGAGTAGAACAGTTTCTGTTCCAAGTACTGCTGTTACACTTTTAAAAGTTCTTGATGCGAAAGTATGTCAAGTTACTGATGGTGTAGCACTAGTATCTTATAGCAATGGTAAAAAATTTAACAAAGCTATTGAGGGGCAACAAAAAAAATATAAACTTTCAAAAGAGTTTAATAGATTTGTAACTCTAAATGTAGCAAACAGTGAAGCTGGAGATTTAGATGTTTCTGGTTTAGGTGAAGCTAAAGTTGTAAAAACTACTTTTAGAACAAAAGGTAGAGGATTCACTGGGGTTGTTAAAAGATGGAATTTTGCTGGTGGAAGAAATGCTCACGGGCATAGAATGGGTAAAAGAACAGGTTCAATTGGTAACTGTGAGTTCCCAGGAAGAGTTCAACCAGGTAAAAAAATGCCAGGACAATACGGAAATACAAATGTATCTGTAAAAAATGAAGTTCTATCATTTGATCAAGAGTCTGGAATCTTAGTTGTAAAAGGTTCAGTTTCTGGTGCAAATGGAACATTAGGTAAAGTAAAGGTTGCTAAATGAGTAAGGCAATAGTATTAAATACAAAATTTGAAAATAGTGGTGAAGTAGTTTTACCAGCTAGTTACGAAGAGATAAATAGACATAACTTATATTTATATGTTAAATCATATTTATCAGCTTTAAGATCAAACACAGCAGCAGCTAAAACAAGAGCTCAAGTAAGCGGTGGTGGTAAAAAACCTAAAGCTCAAAAAGGTTCTGGAGCAGCTAGATGGGGTTCTAAAAGATCACCTCTGTTTGTTGGTGGTGGTGTTATATTTGGTCCTACAAAAAGAAACTATGAGCAAAAAGTAAATAAAAAACAAAAAGCTTTAGCACTTAAATATGCTTTAAATGCACAAGCAAACAATGGTTCACTTTTTGTTGTTGATTCAATTAATCTTGAGTCAGGTAAAACTAAAGATGCGGTTGCAGTTTTAAGTAAATTAAATAAAAGAGATACATTAATTGTTGTTGATTCAATTGATGAGAAAACTTATTTAGCATTTAGAAATCTTAAAAACTGTTATATGATTGAAAAGCAAGAAGTAAATGCTTATTTACTTGCAGTATATCACTCTGTACTAATTGAAAAATCAGTACTAGAAGCATTAACAAAAGAGGCTTAAGATGGCAGATATTACAGATATTAAATCAATTTTATATACAGAAAAAACAATTGAGCTTCAAGAAAATGGTGTTATTGTTGTTCAAACAAGTCCAAGAATGACAAAAACTAGTTTAAAAGAGGTGTTTAAAGAGTATTTTGGAGTAACTCCAACAAAAATTAACTCTTTAAGACAAGATGGTAAAGTTAAAAGATTTAGAGGAAAACTTGGAAAAAGAGTTGACTTTAAAAAATTCTATGTAACGCTACCTGAGGGCGCAGCTATTGCGAACCTATCAGCATAAGGAGTAAATAATGTCAATTAAAAAATTTAGACCAATCACTCCTGCTAGAAGATTTATGTCAGTTATTGAGAGTTCTGATATTACTTCAAAACCAACAGTAAAATCTTTACTTGTAAGAGTAAAAGCAAATGCTGGTAGAAATAATAATGGAAGAATTACATCAAGACACAAAGAAGCAGGTGCAAAAAAACTTTATAGAATTATTGATTTCAAAAGAGATAAATTTGGAATTGAAGGTACAATTGCTACTGTTGAGTATGACCCATACAGAAACTGCAGAATCTGCTTAGTTTCTTATGTTGATGGAGATAAAAGATATATTATTCAACCTTCAGGTATGAAAGTTGGAGATAAAGTACAATCTGCTATTTCTGGACTTGATATTTTACCAGGTAATGCAATGCAATTAGCAAGTATTCCTGTTGGAACAATGGTTCATAATATTGAGTTAAAACCTGGAAAAGGTGCACAATTTGCTAGATCTGCTGGTGGATATGCACAAATTATGGGAAGAGAAGATAAATATGTTATCTTAAGATTACCATCAGGTGAGATGAGAAAAATCCTTGGAGTTTGTATGGCTACAATTGGTGTAGTTGGAAACGAGGATTATATAAATATGGTTGTTGGTAAAGCTGGAAGAAATAGACACCTTGGAATTAGACCTCAAACAAGAGGATCTGCAATGAACCCTATTGATCACCCACACGGTGGAGGGGAAGGTAAAACTAACTCTGGAAGACACCCTGTTACTCCATGGGGTATGCCAACTAAAGGTTATAAAACTAGAAAGAAAAAAGCTAGTGATAAACTAATCATTTCAAGAAGAAAGAAGTAAGGGTTTAAGATGGCAAGATCAGTAAAAAAAGGACCTTTTGTAGATTCACACTTAATGAAAAAAGTAGTGGCTGCTAATAGTTCAAAAGATAAAAAACCAATTAAAACATGGTCAAGAAGATCAACAATTCTTCCAGATATGATTGGTATAACATTTAATGTACATAATGGTAGAAACTTTGTTCCTGTAAATATTACAGAGAACCATGTTGGATATAAATTAGGTGAGTTTGCACCAACTAGAACATTCAAGGGCCATAAAGGTTCTGTTCAAAGAAAGGCATAATAATGGCAAGAGCAATATTAAAATTTATTAGAGTTTCTCCTATTAAAGCTAGATTAATTGCAAAAGAAGTTCAAGGTATGAATGCAGAGTATGCTATTGCATCTTTACAATTTACACCAAACAAAGCAGCTGCAATTATTAAAAAAGTTATAGCTTCAGCTGTTGCAAACTCTGGTTTAGATCCAGTAGATGCAGTTATTACAAGTGCTAGAGTAGATAAAGGACCAGTTCTTAAAAGATTTACTCCAAGAGCAAGAGGTTCAGCTTCTCCAAAGCATAAACCAACAGCACATATCATGATTGAAGTAGCAGCATCTACAAAAGGAGACAAGTAATGGGTCAAAAAGTTAATCCAATAGGTTTAAGATTAGGAATTAATAGAAACTGGGAATCAAGATGGTTTCCAAAATTTGAAACAATGCCTGCAAATGTAGCAGAAGATGACAAAATTAGAAAATTTGTTAAAAAAGAGTTATATTATGCTGGAATTGCTCAAACAGTTATTGAAAGAACTGCAAAAAAAGTAAGAGTTACAGTTGTTGCTGCAAGACCTGGAATTATCATTGGTAAAAAAGGTGCAGATGTTGAGAAATTAAAAGATTCTTTATCAAAACTTGTTGGTAAAGAGATTGCAGTTAATATTAAAGAGGAAAGAAAACCTCAAATTTCTGCTCTTTTATCAGCTGAAAATGTTGCTCAACAGTTAGAAAGAAGGGTTGCATTTAGAAGAGCTATGAAAAGAGTTATGCAAAATGCACTAAAAAGTGGAGCAAAAGGTATTAAAGTATCTGTTTCTGGAAGACTTGGTGGAGCTGAAATGGCAAGAACTGAGTGGTATTTAGAAGGAAGAGTTCCATTACATACTTTAAGAGCAAGAATTGATTATGGTTTTGCTGAAGCTCATACAGCTTATGGTTGTATTGGTATTAAAGTTTGGATATTCAAAGGTGAAGTTCTTGCAAAAGGAATTCCAGCTGAGAAATCTGAATCAACTGAGTCTAAACCAAAAAGAAGACCAGCAAAGAAAAGAGGTAAATAATTATGTTAATGCCTAAAAGAACAAAATTTAGAAAAATGATGAAAGGAAGAAATCGAGGTGAAGCTCACAGAGGTAACTCTTTAGCTTACGGAGATTTTGGAATTAAAGCAGTTGAACACGGAAGAGTAGATTCAAGACAAATCGAAGCTTCTAGGGTTGCAATGACAAGAAAAGTAAAAAGACAAGCAAAAGTATGGATTATGGTGTTCCCTGACAAACCACTTACTGCAAAACCATTAGAAACAAGAATGGGTAAAGGTAAAGGTTCAGTTGATAAATGGGTAATGAATATTAAGCCAGGAAGAGTATGTTTTGAAATGGCTGGAGTAGATGAAGATTTAGCAAGAGAAGCTTTAGCTTTAGCTATGCATAAACTACCATTTAAAACTAAATTTGTAACAAGAGATAGCGAAAATGAACTATACTGATATTAAAGATAAAAGCTTGAGCGAATTACAAGCGTTATTAAAAGAGAAAAAGGTGCTTCTTTTTGAATTAAAAGCTAAGCTAAAAACTATGCAGTTAACAAATACATCTGAGTTAAGAGTAGCAAAAAAAGATATTGCTAGAATTCAGACTGCTATTACAGCTGTTAAAGCTAACTAAGGATCTAGTATGTCACATAAAAGAGAGATTCAAGGTGTAGTAGTAAAAAGATCAGGAGATAAAACAGCTTCTGTTTTAGTAACTAGATCTGTTTTACACCCAAAATATCACAAAACTGTTAAAAGATTTAAAAAATATTTAATTCATGATGAAAAAAATGAGTTAAATGAAGGTGATACTGTTATTGCAGTTGAGTGTAGACCGTTGTCAAAAACTAAATCTTTTAGACTTAAGACAATAGTTGCTACAGGAGTTAAATAATGATTCAAAGTTTTACAAGATTAAATGTAGCTGATAATACTGGTGCTAAAGAGATTATGTGTATCAAAGTTTTAGGTGGTTCTAAAAGAAGATATGCAACTGTTGGAGATGTAATTGTAGCTTCTGTTAAGAAAGCTCTACCAACTGGAAGAATCAAAAAAGGTCAAGTAGTAAAAGCGGTAATTGTACGAACTCACAAAGAGGTACAAAGAGAGAATGGTTCATTAATTAGATTTGATGATAATGCAGCTGTTATTTTAGATGCTAAAAGAGAGCCTATTGGAACAAGAATTTTTGGACCAGTTGCCAGAGAAGTTAGATATTCAGGATTTATGAAAATCGTTTCACTTGCACCGGAGGTATTATAATGGCTATTAAATTAAAAATTAAAAAAGGTGATATGGTTAAAATCATCGCTGGTGATGATAAAGGTAAAACTGGAGAAGTTTTACAAGTATTACCAAAAAAGAACAAAGTAATTGTTAAAGATTGCAAAGTTGCTAAAAAAACTGTTAAACCAGACCAAGAGAAAAATCCAGATGGTGGATTTATAAATAAAGAGATGCCAATTGATATTTCAAATGTGGCAAAAGTGGAAGGGTAAAATATGGCATCAAGATTATTAGAAAAATATAAAGCTGAGATTAAACCAGTTCTTGAAACAGAGTTTGCTAAAAACAAAACTTTAACAGCTAAAGTTGAGAAAGTTGTTATCTCTGTTGGTGCTGGTGAAGCTATGAAAGATACTAAATTAATCCAAAATATTCAAGATACAATCTCTTTAATTGCTGGACAAAGAGCGGTTAAAGTTATTGCTAAAAAATCTGTTGCTGGATTTAAAGTAAGAGAAGGAATGCCTGTTGGAGTTAAAGTAACATTAAGAGGTGAAAATATGTATCACTTCTTAGATAAGCTTTGTAATATTGCATTACCAAGAGTAAAAGATTTCAGAGGTGTAAATAAAAATGGATTTGATGGAAGAGGAAACTTTAACTTTGGACTTGATGAACAATTGATGTTCCCAGAAGTAGTTTATGATAACATCATTAAAACACATGGAATGAATATCTCTATTGCTACAACTGCAACTTCTGATGCAGAAGCTTATAGACTATTAGAGTTAATTGGAATTCCATTTACTAAAGGAAGAGCGTAATGGCAAAAAAATCTATGATCGCTAAACAAAAAAGAACACCTAAGTTTGCTGTAAGAGCATACACAAGATGTTCTGTTTGTGGAAGACCTCACTCAGTTTATAAAGATTTTGGTCTATGTAGAGTTTGTTTAAGAAAAATGGCTAACGAAGGTTTATTACCTGGTGTTAGAAAAGCTAGTTGGTAGGAGAAAAAAGCTATGATGAATGATTTAATCGCAGATGCTTTAACTAGAATTAGAAATGCTTCTATGAGAAGATTAGAAGTTACAACACTATTACACTCTAACACAGTTGCTGGTGTAGTAAATGTACTTTTACAAAAAGAGTATATTTCTGGTTTTAAAGTTATTGATGGACAAAATAATAAAAAGACAATTCAAGTTGAATTAAAATATGATGATAAAGAGAAATCAGCAATTAACGAAATTGTAAGAGTTTCAAAACCAGGAAGAAGAGTTTATAAACCAGCTTCAGAAATTAAAAATTTCAAAAACGGATACGGTACTATTATCCTTTCAACAAACAAAGGTATCATTGCTAACGATGAAGCATATGCTGCTAATGTTGGTGGTGAAGTACTTTGTACTGTTTGGTAGGAGGGTGTAATGTCTAGAATTGGTAAAAAACCTATCGCAATTCCTGCTGGAATTGAAGTAACAATAGATGGAACACTTATTAGTGTTAAAAAAGGAAACAATGTTTCAACAGTTGAAACTCATGGAAGAGTTTATGCAAAAATTGAAGATAATCAAGTAGTTCTTTCAAAAGTTGGTGAGACAAAAGAATCAGCAGCTTTCTGGGGAACTTATAGAGCATTAACTGCAAATGCAATTAATGGTCTTCATGAAGGATTTACTAAAACTTTAGAAATCAATGGAGTTGGATATAAAGCAGCTGTAAAAGGTAATGTTTTAGAGTTAATTTTAGGTTATTCTCATCCAATTAATTTTGAAATTGCTAAAGGTTTAGATATCTCTGTTGAGAAAAATATCATTACTGTTAAAGGTGCAGATAAACAACAAGTTGGTCAAGCTGCTGCAATTATTAGAGGCTTTAGAAAACCAGAACCATACAAAGGTAAAGGTGTTAAGTATACTGATGAAAGAATCATCAGAAAAGCTGGAAAAACGGCTAAGAAGTAAGGTGTAACTATGAGTAGAGAAAAAGATTTAGCAAAAAAAATTGCTTTAAGAATTAAAAGAAAAAAGAGAGTTAGAGCTACTATTTCTGGTACAGCAGATAAACCAAGAGTATCGATTTTTAAATCTAACAAATACATTAGTGCACAAGCTATAAATGATGTTGAAGGTAGAACTTTAGCAGCAATTAGCTCTCAAGCTATGGGTTTAAGTGGAAATAAAGAGAATGCTTCTAAAGTTGCAGCTGAGTTTGCTTCTAAATTAAAAGCAGCTGGTATAGAAGCTGTTGTTTATGATAGAAACGGGTATCTTTATCATGGTGTTGTTGCAGCATTTGCTGACGCATTAAGAGAAAATGGTATTAAATTATAAGGATTAATGATGGCAGTAAATAGAGAAGAATTTCAAGAAGCAATCGTTAAAATCGGAAGAGTAACAAAAGTTGTAAAAGGTGGAAGAAGATTCAGATTTACAGCTTTAGTTGTTGTTGGAGATAAAAACGGTACAGTTGGGTTTGGAACAGGAAAAGCAAAAGAGGTTCCAGATGCAATTAAAAAAGCTTTAGATGATGCATTTAAAAGCTTAGTTACGGTTTCTATTAAAGGAACTACAATAGCACATGATATTGAACACAAGTATAATGCAAGTAAAATATTATTAAGACCAGCTTCTGAGGGAACTGGGTTAATCGCTGGAGGAGCTGCAAGACCTGTTCTTGAGCTTGCTGGATTAAAAGATATTATTGCAAAATCTTTAGGTTCAAATAATCCAAATAACCTTGTACAAGCTACTGTTGAAGCATTATCAAGAATAAAAGGATAAGAATATGTTATTAGAAAATTTAAAACCTGCTTGTGGTAGCACAAAAGCGGCTAAAAGAAAAGGTAGAGGACAAGGAAGCGGTAACGGTAAAACTGCTGGTAAAGGTAACAAAGGTCAAAAAGCTAGATCTGGTTACAATGTAAAAAGAGGTTTTGAAGGTGGTCAACAACCACTTTCAAGAAGACTTCCAAAAGTAGGATTTACTTCAAGAGTAGTTAAACCTTATTCATTAAATGTAGATAAAATAACTGCAGTTGCTGAATTACCAGAGATTACACTTGAAACTATTAAAAGTGTATATAAATTATCAAGAACTGTTGAAAAAGTAAAACTTATTGGTTCAACAGCTAAAAATTTAAGTGCAAAAATAAAAGACGAAAACGTTACAACTACTGGAAATTAATTATGAGTAAAGATCTAGTAAATAAGATTCTTATTACATTAGGCTTTATTTTTCTTTACAGATTACTGGCATACGTGCCAGTACCTGGAGTTAATATTGATGTAGTTAAAGAGTTCTTTGATTCAAATGCAGATAATGCATTAGGATTAGTTAATATGTTTAGTGGTAATGCAGTTGAGAGATTGAGTATTATTTCACTAGGAATTATGCCTTACATTACAGCTTCTATTATTATGGAGCTTCTAGCAGCAACTTTTCCATCGCTTGGAAAACTTAAAAAAGAGCGAGATGGAATGCAAAAATATATGCAAATCATTAGATATACAACTATTGTTATTACTTTAATACAATCAATTGGAGTATCAATTGGATTAAACTCTTTAACTGGTCAAAACGGTCAAACAGCAATATCTATTGATATGAATACATTTATAGCAGTTTCAGCTATTTCAATGTTAACTGGAACAATGCTTCTAATGTGGATTGGAGAGCAAATAACTCAAAGAGGTATTGGAAATGGTATATCACTGATTATCTTTGCAGGTATAGTTTCTGCAATTCCAAGTGCTATTGGTGGAACAGTTGAGTTAGTAAACAACGGTCAAATGAGTATTTTAACTGTTATTGGTATTTTACTTGTAATTTTAGCAACAGTTGGAGCTATTATTTATGTTGAACTAGGAGAGAGAAGAGTTCCTGTTTCATACTCAAGAAAAGTAGTTATGCAAAATCAGAATAAAAGAATAATGAACTATATTCCAATTAAAGTAAATTTAAGTGGAGTTATTCCAGCAATTTTTGCAAGTGCGATTTTAATGTTCCCAGCAACTGTATTACAGGGTTCACAAAATCCTTATTTAGTGACAATTGCTGATTATTTAAATCCTAGTTCTTATACTTTTAACCTATTTATGTTTTTATTTGTAGTTTTCTTTGCATTCTTTTATGCATCAATTACATTTAATGCAAAAGATATTAGTGAAAATTTAAAAAGACAAGGTGGATTCATTCCTGGAATTAGACCAGGAGAGGGAACAGCTGGTTATTTAAATGATGTAGCTGGTAGATTAACATTTTGGGGAGCTATTTATCTTGGATTAATTTCAACACTTCCTTGGTTAGTTGTAAAAGCTATGGGAGTACCATTTTATTTTGGTGGTGTTTCAGTTTTAATCGTAGTTCAGGTTGCTATTGATACTATGAGAAAAATAGAGGCTCAACAATACTCAAATAAATATCAAACTCTAAGTGCGGTTGGACTATAAAAATGTCTATCGCTCTTAGAAAACCAAATGAGATTGAAAAACTTTATATTGCAAATCAAGCAGTTGCTAAAACATTAAAATATCTTGAAGAGAATGTAAAAGCAGGTATGACTTTAAAAGAGGTTGATGCTATGGGCGAAAAAGTAATTAAAAGCCTAGGAGCAAGAGCTGCTTTTAAAGGACTTTATGGATTTCCAAATGCAGTTTGTACTTCATTAAATGAGGTTATAATTCATGGAATTCCATCTGATACTGTTTTAAAAGAGGGAGATATTTTAGGTCTTGATATTGGAACAGAAGTTGATGGTTGGTATGGTGATAGTGCAATTACTATGCCAATTGGAAAGATTTCAAAAGAAGATGAGAAATTAATTGCTTGTGCTAAAGATGCTTTATATTATGCAATTGAAATTATTGAAGAGGGCATGAGATTTAAAGAACTATCAAAAGCAATAGAAGATTTTATAGTTGCTAGAGGATTTGTTCCATTGATTCGATTTTGTGGACACGGAATTGGAAGAAAACCACATGAAGATCCTGAAATTCCTAATTACTTGGAACACGGAAATGCAAAATCTGGACCAAAAATAAAAAATGGTATGGTTTTTTGTATTGAACCTATGATTTGTCAGAAAGATAGAAATCCAGTTATTTTAGATAATGGTTGGGATGTTGTATCTGCTGATGGTTTAAGAGGTAGCCATTATGAGCATACAGTTGCTGTTGTTGATGGACGAGCAGTTATTTTAAGTAAGATAGAAGATTAAAGGAAAAATGTGGCAAAAGATGATGTAATCGTAATTGATGGAAAAGTTATAGAGGCTTTACCAAATGCAATGTTTAGAGTACAGTTAGATAATGGACATATAGTTTTGTGTCATATCTCAGGAAAGATGAGAATGCACTATATAAAAATATTACCAAATGATACTGTAACAGTAGAAATTACGCCTTATTCACTTGATAAAGGCAGAATAGTACATAGAAAAAAATAGTTAAATGAAGCTTTAATGCTTCATTTAATACTTCAATCAACACTAAAGTAAATTTTTAGTAAAATCCCATATGACAAAAACAAAAAAAGCAGAAATTTTAAGATATTTACACAGTTTAAAACTTTTTGGGTTTAATTATGCTCAGGATATAGTTTTACAAAAGAGTTCATCTTGTGATTCTACTCTTTCTTCTGATATTAATGAACTTAAAGCAAGAGTTGAGAATTGTCATTTATGTGAACTTTCAAAAAGTAGAAAAAATCCTCTTTTTTCGTATGGAAATTTAAATAGTAAAATAGTTTTTATTTGTGATGAACCAACAAAAAGTGAAGATGAGCTAGGTTCATTTTATTCAGGTATTAGTGGTGATATGTTACTTAATATGATAGAAAAAGTTTTAAAACTAAAAAAAGAGGATGTCTATATTACTACATTGGTAAAATGTAGAGGAAGAAGTGAAGCTACTATTGAAAATTTTGATAGTTGTAGTTGTTACTTATTTAGGCAATTAGATATTGTAAAACCAAAAATTATTGTTGCTTTTGGAGAGAGAGTTTTTAGTTATTTATTAAAAGATGGTGAAGATTTTTCTCAAAAAAGAGGAGAAATTTTAAATTTTAATAAATCTTTATTCATAGGAACTTATTCAACAACTTTTTTATTAAAGAATCCATCTTTTAAAAAAGAGGCATTTGAAGATTTATTAAAAATTAAAAAATTGTATGAGGAGATAAATTGAAGTATTTAATTAATATTTTATTTGTAGCATTTTTATTTGTAGGGTGTTATCAAAAACAAGTTGTAGATTTAAAAACAGAAGATACTCCAATAGAGATTAAAGATTCAAATATTGAGATAATTAAACCAATTGATTCAATAATACAAGAGGAGATAATTGATCCTTTTGAAAAAAAAGATAGCTCTTATTACTTTAATCCAAAAAATAACAAAATAAATGTAGCACTTATCTATCCATCACAATTAGTTGGCAGATATGCTAAGAGCTCTATAAATACTATTTTGGGATATCTAAATTTTATAGATGAAAAATATAATCTTATAGCTATAGATACTCTTGATGAGAGTTTAGAAAATATGCAAAGAGTTATGGATGAGCTAGAAGATTTAGAGATTAAAAATGTAGTAGCTCTATTTACACCTGAGAGTGTAAATAATTTAAAAGAGATTAAAATTGATAACTTTAAAATATATTTTCCTTTAATTGAGAAAAAAGAGTATGTTTTAGGTGATGAAAATTTAGTTTTAAGTGAAAATACTGTTTTTGGTGCAATATCTTATAGTGAACAGTTGAAAAAGCTAAGTCAATATAGTGATTCAGATAATGTACTTTTTTATCTAGATACTTATTTAGGAAATAAATTAAAACATAGTTATGATGAGTTAAATATAACTACATCTATTCAAAAAGATATAAAAAGAACAGATACAAACTTTAAAAATATTGTAAAAGATGATAGATTAAATGATAGTTTTATATTTTTAAACTTGGATATTGTAAAGAGCTCTTTAATACTCTCTCAACTTAGAGCAAATGAGATAGATCCAAAAATTATATTTGCAACGCAAGTTTTATATGATCCAATTTTAATGACTCTAACTCAAGATAAAGATAGAGAGAGACTTTTAATAGCAAACTCTATAGATAGAGTTTCAAGTGAGTTAAAAGATAATATTTCAAATTTTGGTGGAAATATTAGTTATGAGTGGGTAGATTATTCAACATTAGTTGGAGTAAACTATTTACTTAAAGGTAATAATGAAATTGTTTCAACAAAAGTTGAAAATAATCAAGCTATATATATTCCAAAATTGTATATTAGTACAGCTTTTGGATTTGTAGAAATTAAGTAGGTTTTAGATAAAATCGC
Protein-coding regions in this window:
- the rpsJ gene encoding 30S ribosomal protein S10: MEKIRLKLKAYDHRVLDRSVASIVEAVKRTGADLRGPIPLPTKIRRYTVIKGPHVNKDSREQFEIRVHTRIIDIISATADTVDSLMKLDLAPEVDVEVRSMGQE
- the rplC gene encoding 50S ribosomal protein L3 — protein: MEFIVQKIGMSRTVSVPSTAVTLLKVLDAKVCQVTDGVALVSYSNGKKFNKAIEGQQKKYKLSKEFNRFVTLNVANSEAGDLDVSGLGEAKVVKTTFRTKGRGFTGVVKRWNFAGGRNAHGHRMGKRTGSIGNCEFPGRVQPGKKMPGQYGNTNVSVKNEVLSFDQESGILVVKGSVSGANGTLGKVKVAK
- the rplD gene encoding 50S ribosomal protein L4, which codes for MSKAIVLNTKFENSGEVVLPASYEEINRHNLYLYVKSYLSALRSNTAAAKTRAQVSGGGKKPKAQKGSGAARWGSKRSPLFVGGGVIFGPTKRNYEQKVNKKQKALALKYALNAQANNGSLFVVDSINLESGKTKDAVAVLSKLNKRDTLIVVDSIDEKTYLAFRNLKNCYMIEKQEVNAYLLAVYHSVLIEKSVLEALTKEA
- a CDS encoding 50S ribosomal protein L23 — translated: MADITDIKSILYTEKTIELQENGVIVVQTSPRMTKTSLKEVFKEYFGVTPTKINSLRQDGKVKRFRGKLGKRVDFKKFYVTLPEGAAIANLSA
- the rplB gene encoding 50S ribosomal protein L2 translates to MSIKKFRPITPARRFMSVIESSDITSKPTVKSLLVRVKANAGRNNNGRITSRHKEAGAKKLYRIIDFKRDKFGIEGTIATVEYDPYRNCRICLVSYVDGDKRYIIQPSGMKVGDKVQSAISGLDILPGNAMQLASIPVGTMVHNIELKPGKGAQFARSAGGYAQIMGREDKYVILRLPSGEMRKILGVCMATIGVVGNEDYINMVVGKAGRNRHLGIRPQTRGSAMNPIDHPHGGGEGKTNSGRHPVTPWGMPTKGYKTRKKKASDKLIISRRKK
- the rpsS gene encoding 30S ribosomal protein S19; the encoded protein is MARSVKKGPFVDSHLMKKVVAANSSKDKKPIKTWSRRSTILPDMIGITFNVHNGRNFVPVNITENHVGYKLGEFAPTRTFKGHKGSVQRKA
- the rplV gene encoding 50S ribosomal protein L22 — protein: MARAILKFIRVSPIKARLIAKEVQGMNAEYAIASLQFTPNKAAAIIKKVIASAVANSGLDPVDAVITSARVDKGPVLKRFTPRARGSASPKHKPTAHIMIEVAASTKGDK
- the rpsC gene encoding 30S ribosomal protein S3, coding for MGQKVNPIGLRLGINRNWESRWFPKFETMPANVAEDDKIRKFVKKELYYAGIAQTVIERTAKKVRVTVVAARPGIIIGKKGADVEKLKDSLSKLVGKEIAVNIKEERKPQISALLSAENVAQQLERRVAFRRAMKRVMQNALKSGAKGIKVSVSGRLGGAEMARTEWYLEGRVPLHTLRARIDYGFAEAHTAYGCIGIKVWIFKGEVLAKGIPAEKSESTESKPKRRPAKKRGK
- the rplP gene encoding 50S ribosomal protein L16; amino-acid sequence: MLMPKRTKFRKMMKGRNRGEAHRGNSLAYGDFGIKAVEHGRVDSRQIEASRVAMTRKVKRQAKVWIMVFPDKPLTAKPLETRMGKGKGSVDKWVMNIKPGRVCFEMAGVDEDLAREALALAMHKLPFKTKFVTRDSENELY
- the rpmC gene encoding 50S ribosomal protein L29; amino-acid sequence: MNYTDIKDKSLSELQALLKEKKVLLFELKAKLKTMQLTNTSELRVAKKDIARIQTAITAVKAN
- the rpsQ gene encoding 30S ribosomal protein S17, producing MSHKREIQGVVVKRSGDKTASVLVTRSVLHPKYHKTVKRFKKYLIHDEKNELNEGDTVIAVECRPLSKTKSFRLKTIVATGVK
- the rplN gene encoding 50S ribosomal protein L14, which produces MIQSFTRLNVADNTGAKEIMCIKVLGGSKRRYATVGDVIVASVKKALPTGRIKKGQVVKAVIVRTHKEVQRENGSLIRFDDNAAVILDAKREPIGTRIFGPVAREVRYSGFMKIVSLAPEVL
- the rplX gene encoding 50S ribosomal protein L24 — encoded protein: MAIKLKIKKGDMVKIIAGDDKGKTGEVLQVLPKKNKVIVKDCKVAKKTVKPDQEKNPDGGFINKEMPIDISNVAKVEG
- the rplE gene encoding 50S ribosomal protein L5 — its product is MASRLLEKYKAEIKPVLETEFAKNKTLTAKVEKVVISVGAGEAMKDTKLIQNIQDTISLIAGQRAVKVIAKKSVAGFKVREGMPVGVKVTLRGENMYHFLDKLCNIALPRVKDFRGVNKNGFDGRGNFNFGLDEQLMFPEVVYDNIIKTHGMNISIATTATSDAEAYRLLELIGIPFTKGRA
- a CDS encoding type Z 30S ribosomal protein S14, whose amino-acid sequence is MAKKSMIAKQKRTPKFAVRAYTRCSVCGRPHSVYKDFGLCRVCLRKMANEGLLPGVRKASW
- the rpsH gene encoding 30S ribosomal protein S8 produces the protein MMNDLIADALTRIRNASMRRLEVTTLLHSNTVAGVVNVLLQKEYISGFKVIDGQNNKKTIQVELKYDDKEKSAINEIVRVSKPGRRVYKPASEIKNFKNGYGTIILSTNKGIIANDEAYAANVGGEVLCTVW